The nucleotide window GGCTCCCACTATTGTTCCTACAGCGGAACGAAGTGTCTGGGCAAGACCTCACATCCGTTTTATTGCAGAAGTATCAAGGTATAATGATGAGGCTATGAACAGTCTTTACTCACCGTTTTTACAACAGTCAGGAGCCAAAAGATTCGGGACCTATTTCGGAGTACGAACAGAATGGTGGATTTTTTAAATTAAAATAAAGAAATATGATGAATATAAAATTAGGGGCTTCCCTACTCTCCTGGATCACTCCGTTATGGAATGCAGAATCAGGAAAATATGCGATAGAAAAAACGTCACAGGCCGGTTTTGATCTGATCGAAATACTGTTACCCGGATCCATGGATTTTGATGCATCCACGGTAAAAAAACAATTGAAAGACAATCATCTGGAAGCAGTATGTTCGCTGAATCTTCCTAAAGACGCTCATATTGCGTTTGAGCCTGAAGCTGCGGAAAAGCTTATCAAAAAAGCAATTGATAAAGTTGATGAACTGGAAACCCATCTTCTGGCTGGTGTCCTGCATGGCGGAATCGGTGTTTTTACCGGAAAACCACTCACAGAAAACGAAAAAGAAATCATTGCTGATGTGTGGTGCAATGTGGCGGATTACGCCCAGGCCAAAAGTATAGATATTGCCATAGAGCCTATTAACCGCTATGAATCCTATGTCTGCAATACGGCAGAAAATGTCCTGGAACTTATAAAAAAAACAGGTAAAAATAATATCTTCCTTCACCTTGATACCTTTCATATGAATATCGAGGAAGATAATTTTTATGACCCGATTATCAA belongs to Chryseobacterium gleum and includes:
- a CDS encoding sugar phosphate isomerase/epimerase family protein; protein product: MMNIKLGASLLSWITPLWNAESGKYAIEKTSQAGFDLIEILLPGSMDFDASTVKKQLKDNHLEAVCSLNLPKDAHIAFEPEAAEKLIKKAIDKVDELETHLLAGVLHGGIGVFTGKPLTENEKEIIADVWCNVADYAQAKSIDIAIEPINRYESYVCNTAENVLELIKKTGKNNIFLHLDTFHMNIEEDNFYDPIIKSGKMLKHIHVTESHRGMLGEGTVNWEEFFAALKKINFEGNLVLENFSSSIPGMQEKVSLWQKSPYDAQTLAEGSLAFLKKHLSL